In the Deltaproteobacteria bacterium genome, GGAGCCCTCGAGGAGGCGCAGGGTCACCGTCTGCGCCCGGCGGTCCGAGATCATGAAGCCCGCCCGGGCGAAGATCGTGTTGTGCTGCTGCGGGTCCCGTTCGTCGGCGATCAGCACGTGCGCCAGGCGATCCATGGTCGGATCGATGCCTTCGGCGTAGATCACGAGGCCCGGGAAGTCGTCGTTGAAGACCGCGGGCTTCAAGCCCGCGCTCGCGCGGGTCCGGGCCATGTCGTAGAGCGCCGTCTTCAGCGAGCGGTTGCCCCAGGGCCGCGCGTACAGGGCAATGCCGGCGGTGGCCGACGTCGCCAGCGCGACGAAGATGACCACGGGGGGCATGAGCTGGTAGAGGCTCAGCCCCGAGCTGCGAAGCGCCACCATTTCGGAGTCCGCCGAGAGCCGCCCGAAGGCGATCAGGATCGCGAGCAGCATCGCCATCGGAACGGTCACCTCGAGGAACGCCGGCATGATGTAGGCGAAGAGCCGCATGATGCTCGCGAGCGGCAGGCCGCGGCTCACGACCAGCTCGATGAGCTTGAGGAGCCGGGCGACGAGCAGGACGAAGGTGAAGACGCCGAGGCCGAAGGCGAAGGGGAGGAGGATCTCCCGGAAGACGTACCTGTGGAGGATCTTGACGATCGAGCGAGGGTAGCAGGATGAGGCGGAATCGAACAGTGGATCGGCCGCTCATCGTCCACGGCGCGAACCCGGTGCTCGAGCTCCTGCGGAGCAGCCACCCCGTGACGCGCGTGCACCTCGGCCCGGGGCCTCGCACGCGAGAGCTGGCGGTCGCCGCGCGCGAGCGCGGCGCCCCCGTCGTGCAGGAAGCCGACCGCGGTGCGCTGGCGCGCCTGGCCGGATCGCCCCATCATCAAGGGGCGGTGGCGATCGCACCGCCGTTCCGGTACGCCGCCCTCGAGTGCCTGCTCGCTCCGGAGCGCCGGAGCGCGCTCCTGCTCGATGGCCTTCAGGATCCCCGGAACCTGGGGGCGATCATCCGCACGGCCCGGGCGGTGGGGCTTGGCGGTGTCGTCCTGCCGCAGGATCGCAGCGTCGGCGTGACCGGCGTCGTGGCGGCGACCTCGGCCGGTCTCGTCTTCGGGCTGCCGGTCGTGCGGGTCCCGAACCTCGTCCGGGCCATGGGGGGGCTCAAAGACGCCGGCTACTGGCTCGTCGGGCTGGCCCCCGAGGCGCCCGACCGCCTCGGGGACCGCGAGCCGCCGCGGCGGATCGCCGTCGCCCTAGGTGGGGAGGGCGAGGGGCTGCGCCCCCTCGTCCGTCGGGCCTGCGACTTCCTGACCTCGATCCCGATGGCCCCCGGGGTCGATTCTCTGAACGTGGCCGTAGCCGCCGGGATCGCGCTCTACGCCCTCGTCAAGCCCCCGCCCCGGGCCTCCCGAGTCCCGGCAATTCCTTGACAGCGTCCGGAGCCGATGTTAGGAATGCAAATTTCATTCGACACCAAAGGGGATTTCTCCCCACCACCACGGGTTCGGCTTCGCTACTGAACGGCCCGCAAGCGGCCGAGGAGGGTTCCGCGGGAAGGCTGGGAGCGTGGGGCGCCGGCAGGGAGCGTCCGGCCCGCCGATGTAGCTCAGGGGTAGAGCAGCTGACTTGTAATCAGCAGGTCGTCGGTTCGACTCCGACCATCGGCTCGCGCGTCAACGGTTCTCGAGGCCAGGTGCGGAGAGGTACCCAAGTGGCCAAAGGGAGCAGACTGTAAATCTGCCGGCGTATGCCTTCGGAGGTTCGAATCCTCCCCTCTCCATTTCGAGACGCGGGAGTAGCTCAGGTGGTAGAGCGCGAGCCTTCCAAGCTCGGGGTCGCGGGTTCGATTCCCGTCTCCCGCTTCTATTGGCCTCCGGGGGCCCGTGCGCTCCTCGCGCGCTGCGCGCGCTGCGGTGCTCCGATACCCCCGGACCCCGCGCCGCACGCGGCGAAGCCGCGCGCGGCTTCTTCCCGGGGGCCCGTGCGGTGCTCGCGCCCTGCGGGCGCTGCGCTCTTCCGATGCCCCCGGACCCCGCGCCGCACGCGGCGAAGCCGCGCGCGGCTTCTGGGGGCGCGGCGGAGGTCGCGGAGGTCGATGTCTGCTCGCTGTGCCCACGTAGCTCAGGCGGCAGAGCACTTCCTTGGTAAGGAAGAGGTCACCGGTTCGAATCCGGTCGTGGGCTCCGCGGAGGGAGCCGCATGCGCGATCTGATCACGCTCGTCTGCGACGGATGCAAGCGGAAGAACTACACCACGACGAAGAACAAGAAGCGTACGACGGACAAGCTCGCGCTCAAGAAGTTCTGCCCGGCGTGCCGCAGCCACACGGTCCACAAGGAGGGCAAGGTCTAGCGGACCGGGGTGCGCCCCGGCGTGCGGGGTCAGTAGCTCGAACGGCTAGAGCACCGGACTCCAAATCCGGGGGTTGCAGGTTCGAATCCTGCCTGACCCGTGAGATGCCATGAACGCCATCGAGTCGCTGAAGCAGCCCATCGCGCGGTCGCGGGAGTTCCTCGAGGAATGCTGGGCGGAGCTCAAGAAGGTGCACTGGCCGGCACGCAAGGAAACCCAGGCGGCGACGATCGTGGTCATTATCGGCGTGGTCATCGTGGGACTGTACTTGGGGCTCGTCGACTTCCTGCTGTCCGTGATCATCCGACGGGCGCTGAGTTGATGGCCGAGGAAGGGGGACGAAACTGGTACGTGGTGCACACGTACTCCGGCTACGAGCACAAGGTGAAGGCGGCGCTCGAGGAGCGCATCCGCTCGCTCGGGAAGCCCGATCTCTTCGGACCGATCCTGGTCCCCTCCGAGAAGGTCGTGGAGCTCGTGAAGGGGAAGAAGAAGACGTCGTCCCGCAAGTTCTTCCCCGGCTACATCCTGGTCAACATGAAGCTCAACAACGAGACCTGGCACATCGTCAAGTCGACGCCCAAGGTCACGGGCTTCCTCGGTGGGGGAATGGACCCCAGCTCCATCCCGCCCATCTCGGAGGGGGAGGTGCGCGAGATCACGCACCAGATGGAGGAGGGGGCGGTCAAGCCGAAGCCGAAGGTGCTGTTCGAGCAGGGGGAGCAGGTGAAGGTGGTCGACGGTCCCTTCCAGGACTTCAACGGCGTCGTCGAGGAAGTGAAGCCGGACAAGGGAAAGCTCCGGGTGCTGATCAGCATTTTCGGACGTGCCACCCCCGTCGAGCTCGACTTCGTCCAGGTGGAGAAGGCGTGAGGGAAGGCTGAACGGATGGCGAAGAAGGTCATCGCGGAGATCAAGCTCCAGATTCCCGCCGGTCAGGCCAATCCCAGCCCGCCGGTCGGTCCGGCTCTCGGCCAGCGCGGCGTCAACATCATGGAGTTCTGCAAGGCCTTCAACGCGCAGACCCAGGCGCAGGCCGGGCTCATCATCCCGGTCATCATTACCGTCTATGCCGACCGGTCGTTCACGTTCGTCACCAAGACCCCGCCGGCAGCCGTGCTGCTCAAGCGCGCGGCAGGCATCGAGAAGGGATCGGGCGAGACGGGTAAGAAGAAGGTGGGCCAGGTGACCCGGCAACAGCTGGAGGAGATCGCGCGGCTCAAGATGCCGGACCTCACTGCGGCCGACCTCGCGGCGGCCGTCCGGACCGTGGAAGGCACGGCCCGGAGCCTCGGGCTCGAGGTCGTGTAGCGGATTCGCAGGAGCGACGAGACATGGCAAAGAGAAGCAAGCGCTATCGGGCAGCGGCCGCCAAGATCGAGCGGACGCGCCGCTACTCCCTCGAAGAGGCGGTGCGGACCATCGCGGCGGGCGACGGTAAGGCCAAGTTCGACGAGACGGTGGAGCTCGCGGTCAAGCTCGGAGTGGATCCCCGCCAGGCAGACCAGAACGTGCGCGGCACCGTCGTTCTGCCGCACGGCACCGGCAAGACCGTCCGCGTGCTGGTCCTCGCCAAGGGCGAGAAGGCCAAGGAGGCCACCGAGGCCGGCGCCGACCACGTCGGGGCCGACGACATCGTCAAGCGCATTCAGGACGAGCAGTGGCTCGAGTTCGACACCGCGATCGCCACGCCGGACATGATGGGCGCCGTCGGAAAGCTCGGCAAGATCCTCGGCCCACGCGGCCTCATGCCGAATCCGAAGGTGGGGACCGTGACCTTCGACGTCGGCAAGGCGGTGCGTGAGGCGAAAGCGGGCAAGGTCGAGTTCCGGGTCGAGAAGGCGGGCATCGTGCACGTGCCGATCGGCAAGCGAAGCTTCGGCGCCGAGCGGCTCCTCGAGAACGCCCACACCCTGCTGGCCAGCCTGATCCGCGCCAAGCCGGCCGCGGCCAAGGGCAACTACATGCAGAGCGTCGCGCTCTCGACCACCATGGGGCCCGCGGTACGCATCGACCCGGTGGCGGCACGTGCGGCGGCGGCCTGAGAGGACGCGATGAAGCGGGCAGAGAAGGTGGAGGCGGTGCACGAGCTGGAGGGCGATCTTCGCCGCGCCACCGTGGCGGTGCTCGCCGACTACCGCGGGCTGACGGCCGGGCAGATGAACCGTCTCCGCAAGGCGGTCCGCGAGGCCGACGGGCGATGCCGCGTCGCCAAGAACACCTTTGCCCGGCGCGCGGTCGACGCGTCGCGGCGGCCGTCGCTCGAGCCGTTGCTGCGCGGCCCGCTCGCCATGATCCTCGGCTTCCGCGACCCGGTGGCCATCGCCAAGCTGGCGGTCAAGTTCGCCGAGGAGCTGCCGAAGCTCGAGATCAAGGCCGCGATGCTCGGCGACCGGATCCTGCCGGCCGCCGAGGTGAAGGCGCTCGCGACGCTGCCGTCGCGGGAGGTCCTGCTCGCCCGGCTCCTCGGCTTGCTGCAGGCGCCCGCCACGCAGCTCGTGCGGACGCTCAACGAGCCGGCAGCCCGCCTCGCCCGCCTGGTGGACGCGCTCGCCAAGCGAGCCGGTCACGAGGCGCCGGCCCCTGCCGGCGAGCCAGAAGAGTGAAGGGTTTTCCAACCCGGAAGGAGTGGTGATTCGATGGAAGTGACGCGCGAGCAGGTGAAGGATTTCCTGAAGAACATGAGCCTCCTCGACGCCTCAGCGCTCGTGAAGGAGCTGGAGGCCGAGCTCGGGGTCTCGGCCGCGGCGCCGATCGCCGTTGCGGCGGCAGGTCCGGCGGCCGGCGGCGGCGCCGCGGCGGCGGCGCCCGAGAAGGAGGACTTCACGGTCGTCCTCGCGGGCGGCGGTGAGAAGAAGATTCAGGTGATCAAGGTGGTGCGCGAGCTCACGGGGCTCGGCCTCAAGGAGGCGAAGGACCTGGTCGACGGCGCGCCCAAGCCGCTCAAGGAGGGCGTGCCGAAAGCCGAGGCCGAGGCGATCAAGAAGAAGATCGAGGAGGCCGGCGGCACCGTCGAGCTCAAGTAGAGTGACACCCGTGGGGAGTTCAGTGGAGACGTATCGATGAGCACTCAGGTGGTTCAGACCTCTCGTGTACCGAACAACCTTCGCGCGCGCCGAACCTTCGGCCGCATCAAGAAGATCATCGACATTCCGAACCTGATCGAGATCCAGCGTCGCTCGTACGAGGAGTTCCTGCAGAAGGACGTCACGCCCGAGCAGCGCAAGGACCAAGGCCTGCAGGCGGTCTTCAAGTCCGTCTTTCCCATCAAGGACTTCAACGAGACCGCCTCGCTCGAGTTCGTGAGCTACACGCTCTCCGAGCCCAAGTACGACGTCGAGGAGTGCCACCAGCGGGGCATGACCTACGCCGCGCCGCTCAAGGTCACCGTCCAGCTCGTCATCTGGGACGTCGACCCGGACAGCGGGGTCCGCTCGATCAAGAACGTGAAGGAGCAGGAGGTGTACTTCGGCGAGATCCCGCTGATGACGCGGCACGGGACGTTCATGGTGAACGGAACGGAGCGGGTCATCGTCTCGCAGCTCCACCGCTCGCCCGGCGTCTTCTTCGACCACGACAAGGGGAAGACCCACGCCAGCGGGAAGCTCCTCTACTCGGCGCGCATCATCCCGTATCGCGGCTCGTGGATCGACTTCGAGTTCGACCCGAAGGACATCCTCTACGTGCGCATCGACCGGCGCCGGAAGTTCCACGCGACGGTCCTCCTGCGCGCGCTCGGCATGACCACCGAGGACCTCCTCAACTACTTCTACCGGCGCGACACGGTCGTGCTCGAGGGCCGCAAGGCGGCCAAGGTCTTCCAGGCCGATCACCTGGTCGGCGTGAAGGCCTCGCGGGACATCCGCCATCCGCAGTCGAACGAGCTGATCGTCAAGGAAGGCCGCAAGTTCACCAAGATGGCGCTCAGGCAGATGGAGCAGGCGGGCATCAGCCAGATCCCGATCGCGCTCGAGGAGGTGATCGGGCGGGTCTCGGCGCACGACGTCAAGGACGCGAAGAGCGGCGAGGTGCTGCTCGCGACCAACGAGGAGATCACCGAGGAGAAGCTGGAGGCGCTCCGCCAGCGCGGGGTGAACAAGGTCGAGGTCCTCTTCCTCGACGACTCGCACATCGGGCCCTCGCTTCGGAACACCCTCCTCCAGGACCGCATCCCGAGCCCGGAGGAGGCGATCCTCGAGATCTACCGGCGGCTGCGCCCCGGCGATCCGCCCACGCCCGAGACCGCGACCGCCTTCTTCAACAACCTCTTCTTCAACCCCGAGCGCTACGACCTGTCGCGGGTCGGGCGCCTGAAGCTCAACCACAAGCTCAAGCTGAACGTGCCGCTCGACCAGGGCACGCTGCGGCGCGAGGACATCCTCGAGGTCGTCCGCTATCTGATCCTGCTGAAGAACGGCATCGGGCAGATCGACGACATCGACCATCTCGGCAACCGGCGCGTCCGTGCCGTCGGCGAGCTCGTCGAGAACCAGTACCGCATCGGGCTCGTCCGCATGGAGCGGGCGATCAAGGAGCGCATGAGCCTGCAGGACATCGAGACGCTGATGCCGCAGGAGCTCATCAACTACAAGCCGGTATCCGCCGTGATCAAGGAGTTCTTCGGCTCCTCGCAGCTCTCGCAGTTCATGGACCAGACGAACCCGCTCTCCGAGATCACGCACAAGCGGCGCCTCTCGGCCCTCGGCCCGGGCGGACTCACGCGCGAGCGCGCGGGCTTCGAGGTGCGCGACGTGCACCCGACGCACTACGGTCGCGTGTGCCCGATCGAGACGCCGGAAGGACCGAACATCGGGCTGATCGCCTCGCTGTCCACCTATGCGCGCGTGAACGAGTTCGGCTTCGTCGAGACGCCGTACCGCCGGGTCAAGGACGGCCGCGTGACCGACGAGATCGTGTACCTCTCGGCGCTCGAGGAGGAGGAGCACACGATCGCCCAGGCGAACGCGCCGATCGACGCCAAGGGGCACTACACGGCGGATCTGGTCTCGGCTCGCCTGGGCGGCGAGTTCACCATGGTGCGCCCCGAGCAGGTCGAGTTCATGGACGTGTCGCCGAACCAGCTCGTGTCGGTGGCCGCCTCCCTCATCCCCTTCCTCGAGAACGACGACGCCAACCGGGCGCTCATGGGCTCCAACATGCAGCGCCAGGCGGTGCCGCTGCTGAGGACCGATGCGCCGCTCGTCGGCACCGGCATGGAGCGCGTGGTCGCGCGCGACTCGGGCGTCACGGTCGTCGCGCGCCGCGACGGCGTGGTCGAGCAGGTCGATTCGACCCGCATCGTGGTGAAGGCCGACCGCCCGTCGCAGGACGGGCGCGACCCCGGCGTCGACATCTACAACCTGATCAAGTACCAGCGCTCGAACCAGAACACCTGCATCAACCAGCGTCCGATCGTGGTCGTGGGCGACCACGTCAAGGCGGGGGACGTCATCGCCGACGGTCCGTCGACGGAGATGGGCGAGCTTGCCCTCGGGCGCAACGTGCTGGTCGCCTTCATGCCGTGGGGCGGTTACAACTTCGAGGATTCGATCCTCATCTCCGAGCGCGTCGTCAAGGACGACTTCTTCACCTCGGTCCACATCGAGGAGTTCGAGTGCGTCGCGCGCGACACCAAGCTCGGTCCCGAGGAGATCACGCGGGACATCCCGAACGTCGGCGACGAGGCGCTGAAGGACCTCGACGACTCGGGGATCATCCGCATCGGCGCGGAGGTGAAGCCGGGCGACATCCTGGTCGGCAAGATCACGCCGAAGGGCGAGACCCAGCTCTCGCCCGAGGAGAAGCTCCTGCGCGCGATCTTCGGCGAGAAGGCGGGCGAGGTGCGGGACACCAGCCTCCGGGTCCCGCCGGGCGTCGAGGGCACGGTCATCAATGCCCGCGTGTTCTCCCGCAAGGGCATCCAGAAGGACGAGCGGTCGCGTGCGATCGAGGAGGACGAGGTCGCCAAGCTGCGGAAGGACCAGCAGGACGAGATCCGGATCATCCGGGAGAGCGCCGGCAAGAAGGTGCTCAAGCTCCTCCAGGGCAAGGTGACGACGGCGCGCCTCACCGACGACACCCGCAAGGTCCTGCTCCACAAGGGCGTCGAGATCGCACCCGAGATCCTCGCGCAGGTCCCCTCGAACTACTGGGGCGACATCAAGGTGGGCGACGAGCGCGTCGAGGACGAGCTCTCGCGGCTGGTCGAGGGGATGCAGGAGCAGATCGACCTCATCAAGATGGTCTTCAACGAGAAGATCGAACGGCTCAAGAGCGGCGACGAGCTCCCGCCCGGCGTCATCAAGATGGTCAAGGTCTTCGTCGCCATCAAGCGCAAGCTCCAGGTCGGCGACAAGATGGCCGGGCGCCACGGCAACAAGGGCGTGCTGTCGCGCATCCTGCCCGAGGAGGACATGCCGTACCTCGCCGACGGGACGCCGGTCGACATCGTGCTGAACCCGCTCGGGGTCCCGAGCCGCATGAACGTGGGTCAGATCCTCGAGACCCACCTCGGCTGGGCGGCGCGCGAGCTCGGCGGCCAGATCGAGTCCGACCTCGAGAGCGACGGGCGGCCGAACGTCGAGGCGCTGCGCAAGAAGCTGAAGGAGCTCTACGCTTCGAAGGAGCTCTCGGACTTCGTCGATGCGCTCGCCGACGACGACATCGTGAAGCTCGCCAAGAAGGCGTCGAAGGGCATCCACGTGGGGTCGCCCGTGTTCGACGGCGCCTCGGAGGAGGAGATCTTCAAGCTGATGGCGCGGGCCACGCTGCCCGCCACCGGCCAGACGCGGCTCCACGACGGACGGACCGGCGAGTCCTTCGCCCACGAGGTGACGGTGGGCGTCATGTACATGATGAAGCTCCACCATCTGGTCGACGACAAGATCCACGCGCGCTCGACCGGTCCGTACTCGCTGGTCACGCAGCAGCCGCTCGGCGGTAAGGCACAGTTCGGCGGCCAGCGGCTCGGGGAGATGGAGGTCTGGGCCCTCGAGGCGTACGGCGCGGCCTACACGCTGCAGGAGATGCTCACCGTCAAGTCGGACGATGTGGCGGGTCGCACCCGCATGTACGAGGCGATCGTCAAAGGCGAGAACGTCCTCGAGCCCGGGCTGCCCGAGTCCTTCAACGTCATGGTGAAGGAGCTCCAGAGCCTCGCGCTCGACATCGAGCTCACCGAAGACCGGCCGGCAGGAGATTGATCCGATGATGGAAGACTTGTTCAGCCTCTTCGAGAAACCCAAGAACCCTCTGAACTTCAACGCCATTCGCATCTCGCTGGCGTCGCCGGAGAAGATCCGGTCGTGGTCGCACGGCGAGGTGAAGAAGCCCGAGACCATCAACTATCGCACGTTCAAGCCCGAGCGGGATGGGCTCTTCTGCGCGAAGATCTTCGGCCCCACCAAGGACTACGAGTGCAACTGCGGCAAGTACAAGCGCATGCGCCACCGCGGCGTCGTGTGCGAGAAGTGCGGCGTCGAGGTGATCCAGTCGAAGGTGCGGCGCGAGCGCATGGGCCACATCGACCTCGCCACACCCGTGGCGCACATCTGGTTCCTCAAGAGCCTTCCCTCGCGCATCGGCACGCTCCTCGACATGACGCTCAAGGAGCTCGAGAAGGTCCTCTACTTCGAGTCCTACGTCGTCGTGGACCCCGGGACGACGTCGCTCAAGGAGGGCGAGCTCCTCACCGAGAGCCGCTACCGCAAGCTCGTCGAGGAGCACGGGCCCGACACCTTCCGCGCCGAGATGGGCGCCGAGGCCGTCCGCGAGCTGCTCTCCAAGCTCGACATCGACAAGCTCTTCGTCGATCTGCGGGTCGAGATGAAGGAGGCGACGAGCGAGGCACGGCGGAAGAAGATCTCCAAGCGCCTGAAGGTCGTCTCGGCGCTCAAGAACTCCGGCAACCACCCGGAGTGGATGATCCTCGCGGTCGTCCCGGTGATCCCGCCCGACCTCCGGCCGCTCGTGCCGCTCGACGGCGGCCGGTTCGCCACCTCGGACCTGAACGACCTCTACCGGCGCGTGATCAACCGCAACAATCGCCTGAAGCGCCTCATGGAGCTCAACGCGCCCGACATCATCATCCGCAACGAGAAGCGGATGCTGCAGGAGGCGGTCGACGCGCTCTTCGACAACGGCCGCCGCGGCCGCGCCATCACCGGCCCGAACAAGCGTCCCCTCAAGTCGCTCTCCGACATGCTGAAGGGGAAGAGCGGGCGCTTCCGCCAGAACCTCCTCGGCAAGCGCGTCGACTACTCGGGCCGCTCGGTGATCGTCGTCGGCCCCGAGCTGCGGCTCCACCAGTGCGGGCTGCCGAAGAAGATGGCGCTCGAGCTGTTCAAACCCTTCATCTACAACAAGCTCGAGGAGCGCGGCTACGTCACGACCATCAAGAGCGCGAAGAAGATGGTCGAGAAGGAGCGGCCCGAGGTCTGGGACATCCTCGACGAGGTGATCCGCGAGCACCCGGTCCTCTTGAACCGCGCCCCGACGCTCCACCGGCTCGGCATTCAGGCGTTCGAGCCGATCCTCATCGAGGGCAAGGCGATCCAGCTCCACCCCCTCGTCTGCGCCGCCTACAACGCCGACTTCGACGGCGACCAGATGGCGGTGCACGTGCCCCTCTCGGTCGAGGCGCAGGTCGAGGCCCGTGCCCTCATGATGTCGACCAACAACATCCTCTCGCCGGCGCACGGGAAACCGATCATCGTGCCGACGCAGGACATCGTGCTCGGCCTCTACTTCATGACCCGTGAGCACCTCGGCACCCAGGGGCAGGGTCGCACCTTCGCCAACTTCGACGAGGTCCGGATCGCCTACGACCAGGGCGAGGTCGACCTGCAGGCGCGCATCCGGGTGCGCGTCCCCGCCGCGCTGGGCGGCAACGGGCAGGTCATCGATTCGACCGTCGGCCGTGTCCTCCTCTACGAGATCGTCCCGCCCGAGATCGCCTTCGCCGAGGTCAACAAGGTCATGAAGAAGAAGGAGCTCGGGACCTTGATCGACCTCTCCTACCGCCACGCCGGCAACAAGGCGACGGTGATCTTCGCCGACCGGCTGAAGGACCTCGGCTACGAGCAGGCGACCAAGGCCGGCATCTCGATCGGCATCAAGGACATGGTGATTCCCCCGAGCAAGCACACGCTCCTCGACGAGGCCAACGCCGCCGTGCGGGAGATCGAGGACCAGTACAACAAGGGCCTCATCACGGACGGCGAGCGCTACAACAAGGTGGTCGACATCTGGGCCGAGGTGACCGACCGCATCGCCGACGAGATGCTGCGCGAGCTCGGCACGCAGGAGGTGCGCGACACCGACGGCAACGTCCGGCGTATCCCGTCCTTCAACCCGATCTTCATGATGGCCGACTCGGGCGCGCGCGGCTCCGCCCAGCAGATCCGCCAGCTGGCCGGCATGCGTGGCCTCATGGCGAAGCCGTCGGGCGAGATCATCGAGACCCCGATCACCGCCAACTTCCGCGAGGGTCTCACCGTGCTCCAGTACTTCATCTCGACGCACGGCGCGCGGAAGGGCCTCGCCGACACGGCGCTCAAGACCGCCAACTCGGGGTATCTGACGCGCCGGCTGGTCGACGTCGCCCAGGACTCGATCATCACCGAGCAGGACTGCGGGACGCTCGACGGCATCGAGATGACGCCGCTCGTCGAGGGCGGCGAGGTCATCGAAGGCCTCGGGGACCGCGTCCTCGGCCGGGTCGCGCTCGAGGACATCCGGGACCCGTTCACCAACAACGTCATCGTGCACGCCAACGACGAGATCGACGAGGCCAAGGTGGCGGCCATCGAGGAGGCGGGCCTCGAACGGGTGAAGATCCGCTCCGTGCTCACCTGCCAGTCCCGCCAAGGCGTCTGCATGCAGTGCTACGGGCGTGATCTGGCGCGGGGGCACCTCGTCAACCTCGGCGAGGCGATCGGCGTCATCGCCGCGCAGTCGATCGGCGAGCCGGGCACGCAGCTCACGATGCGGACCTTCCACATCGGCGGCACGGCCAGCCGGCGCGCGGAGCAGACGGCGCTCGACGCGCGCAACGAGGGGTTCTTGAAGCTCATCAACGTGAGCACGGTCGAGGGCAAGGACGGCGACCTCGTCGTCATGAGCCGGAACGGCGAGGTGGCGATCGTCGACTACCCCGAGCCGAAGCGCGAGCGGGAGCGTGAGCGCTACCCGATCGTCTACGGCGCCAAGCTCAAGAAGCGTGACGGGGCCAAGGTGAAGGCGGGCGAGATGATCGCCGAGTGGGATCCCTACACCATCCCCATCGTCACCGAGGCGAGCGGCGTCGTGAAGTTCGGCGACATCATCGAGGGGATCACCATGGAGGAGAAGGTCGACGAGCGAACCGGCCTCTCCACCAAGGTCGTCGTCGACACCAAGGACGTGGACAAGCGGCCGCGCGTGACGATCAAGGACACCACGGGCCAGACCGCCAAGGTGACGGGCGGCAGCGGCGAGGCCCGGTACCTGCTCCCGGTCGGCGCCCACCTGAACGTGATCGAGGGCCAGCCGGTGGCGGCCGGCGACGTGATCGCCAAGATGCCGCGCGAGACGACCAAGACCAAGGACATCACCGGCGGTCTGCCGCGCGTCGCCGAGCTGTTCGAGGCCCGCAAGCCGAAGGAGTTCGCGGTCATCAGCGAGATCGACGGCATCATCTCCTTCGGCAAGGACACCAAGGGCAAGCGCAAGGTCATCGTGACGCCCGAGGTCGGCGAGGCGCGCGAGTACCTGATCCCCAAGGGCAAGCACATCAGCGTCCATGAAGGGGACTACGTGAAGGCCGGCGAGCCGCTGATGGACGGCAGCTCCAACCCCCACGACATCCTCACCATCCTCGGCGAGAAGGCGCTCGCCAAGTACCTGGTCGACGAGGTGCAGGAGATCTACCGCCTGCAGGGCGTTCGCATCAACGACAAGCACATCGAGGTCATCGTCCGCCAGATGCTCCGCCGAGTGCGCATCAAGGAGGTCGGCGACACCGACTTCCTGATCGGCGACCAGGTGGAGAAGTGGCGCTTCGAGGAGGAGAACGAGCGGGTCCTCGGCCGCGGCGGACAGCCGGCCGTGGCCGAGCCGCTGCTGCTCGGCATCACCAAGGCCAGCCTCTCGACCGAGAGCTTCATCTCCGCGGCGTCCTTCCAGGAGACCACCAAGGTCCTCACCGAGGCGGCCATCAACGGAAAGGTCGACCGGC is a window encoding:
- the lptF gene encoding LPS export ABC transporter permease LptF; translated protein: MFDSASSCYPRSIVKILHRYVFREILLPFAFGLGVFTFVLLVARLLKLIELVVSRGLPLASIMRLFAYIMPAFLEVTVPMAMLLAILIAFGRLSADSEMVALRSSGLSLYQLMPPVVIFVALATSATAGIALYARPWGNRSLKTALYDMARTRASAGLKPAVFNDDFPGLVIYAEGIDPTMDRLAHVLIADERDPQQHNTIFARAGFMISDRRAQTVTLRLLEGSIHTTDPRGGAEYQTDFQSYDVNLDLRQAFAGLRQRERDPKELTLGQLARSIAAKQAAGRPYGPELVEYHRKFSIPFACIVFGLVAVPLGVQPARAVRARGFVVSLVVIFAYYIFLSAGQTLAERGVMSAAFGLWLPNLVLAALGSYLFAQAARERTAMRLERVQVGLAALRQKVVARLGAEA
- the rlmB gene encoding 23S rRNA (guanosine(2251)-2'-O)-methyltransferase RlmB; its protein translation is MRRNRTVDRPLIVHGANPVLELLRSSHPVTRVHLGPGPRTRELAVAARERGAPVVQEADRGALARLAGSPHHQGAVAIAPPFRYAALECLLAPERRSALLLDGLQDPRNLGAIIRTARAVGLGGVVLPQDRSVGVTGVVAATSAGLVFGLPVVRVPNLVRAMGGLKDAGYWLVGLAPEAPDRLGDREPPRRIAVALGGEGEGLRPLVRRACDFLTSIPMAPGVDSLNVAVAAGIALYALVKPPPRASRVPAIP
- the rpmG gene encoding 50S ribosomal protein L33, producing the protein MRDLITLVCDGCKRKNYTTTKNKKRTTDKLALKKFCPACRSHTVHKEGKV
- the secE gene encoding preprotein translocase subunit SecE; amino-acid sequence: MNAIESLKQPIARSREFLEECWAELKKVHWPARKETQAATIVVIIGVVIVGLYLGLVDFLLSVIIRRALS
- the nusG gene encoding transcription termination/antitermination protein NusG; its protein translation is MAEEGGRNWYVVHTYSGYEHKVKAALEERIRSLGKPDLFGPILVPSEKVVELVKGKKKTSSRKFFPGYILVNMKLNNETWHIVKSTPKVTGFLGGGMDPSSIPPISEGEVREITHQMEEGAVKPKPKVLFEQGEQVKVVDGPFQDFNGVVEEVKPDKGKLRVLISIFGRATPVELDFVQVEKA
- the rplK gene encoding 50S ribosomal protein L11, whose protein sequence is MAKKVIAEIKLQIPAGQANPSPPVGPALGQRGVNIMEFCKAFNAQTQAQAGLIIPVIITVYADRSFTFVTKTPPAAVLLKRAAGIEKGSGETGKKKVGQVTRQQLEEIARLKMPDLTAADLAAAVRTVEGTARSLGLEVV
- a CDS encoding 50S ribosomal protein L1; the encoded protein is MAKRSKRYRAAAAKIERTRRYSLEEAVRTIAAGDGKAKFDETVELAVKLGVDPRQADQNVRGTVVLPHGTGKTVRVLVLAKGEKAKEATEAGADHVGADDIVKRIQDEQWLEFDTAIATPDMMGAVGKLGKILGPRGLMPNPKVGTVTFDVGKAVREAKAGKVEFRVEKAGIVHVPIGKRSFGAERLLENAHTLLASLIRAKPAAAKGNYMQSVALSTTMGPAVRIDPVAARAAAA
- a CDS encoding 50S ribosomal protein L10, whose amino-acid sequence is MKRAEKVEAVHELEGDLRRATVAVLADYRGLTAGQMNRLRKAVREADGRCRVAKNTFARRAVDASRRPSLEPLLRGPLAMILGFRDPVAIAKLAVKFAEELPKLEIKAAMLGDRILPAAEVKALATLPSREVLLARLLGLLQAPATQLVRTLNEPAARLARLVDALAKRAGHEAPAPAGEPEE
- a CDS encoding 50S ribosomal protein L7/L12 encodes the protein MEVTREQVKDFLKNMSLLDASALVKELEAELGVSAAAPIAVAAAGPAAGGGAAAAAPEKEDFTVVLAGGGEKKIQVIKVVRELTGLGLKEAKDLVDGAPKPLKEGVPKAEAEAIKKKIEEAGGTVELK